The Deltaproteobacteria bacterium genomic interval GCCCGGCGACCCGAGCGGGGCCTGGTGGCGGCGGACGCTCGTCCGCGAGTGGCTGCCGCCGCTCTCCGCCGACGATCCGCATCTGCGCCGCTTCCTCGCCGCGCATGGCTGGATTGCCGCGACCGGACCACCGGCGTGAGGCGGACGGACGACGTGCGACCCGGCGCGGAGTGCAGCCTACTCGCAGATCGTCGACCTGGCGGCCGCCACCCCGAGCGTCCGGCTGGCGTCCTCGCCGCACCCGTCACGCCGTCAGAGATCACGAGCCCCGAATGCCCTGCAGCTCCTCCTTGTGCCCGCGCTCGAGCAGCTGGCGCACGGCCTCGAGGAGCGGCCGCCCGCGGTGCAGCACGTGGTACACCTGTTCGGTGACGGGCATGTCGACGCCCACCTTTCGCGCCAGGTCGTACGCCGCCGCCGCGGTCGAGAACCCTTCGGCCACCGAGCGCTGGCGCGCGAGGTAGGCGGCCGGGTCGGCGCCCTCGGCGACCCGCAGCCCGAGCGTGCGGTTGCGCGAGAGGTCGCCCGTGCAGGTGAGCACCAGGTCGCCCACCCCGGCCAGCCCGAGGAACGTGAGCGGATCGGCCCCGAGCGCCACGCCGAGCCGGGCCATCTCGGCGAGCCCGCGCGTGATCAGCGCGGCACGCGCGTTCGCGCCGAAGCGCAGGCCATCACAGGCCCCGGTGGCGATCGCCATCACGTTCTTGACCGCGCCGCCCACCTGGACGCCGACCGGGTCGGCGCTCGAGTAGGTCCGTAGTGTGGCGGAATGGACGAGATCCTGCACCTTGCGGGCGGCGACCATTCCCTTCGA includes:
- a CDS encoding NAD(P)-dependent glycerol-3-phosphate dehydrogenase; amino-acid sequence: MTRFAVVGSGAWGTALACHLARLEHAVTAWAYEPEVAEEIATRHTNSVYLPDVSLPDTIRASADAREVAASGDVVVLVPPSSHLRAVSTLAAPGVRSDALVVVATKGIEERTLKLMSMVLEETMPDLEPERLAFLSGPTFAREVACGLPTDVVVASKGMVAARKVQDLVHSATLRTYSSADPVGVQVGGAVKNVMAIATGACDGLRFGANARAALITRGLAEMARLGVALGADPLTFLGLAGVGDLVLTCTGDLSRNRTLGLRVAEGADPAAYLARQRSVAEGFSTAAAAYDLARKVGVDMPVTEQVYHVLHRGRPLLEAVRQLLERGHKEELQGIRGS